A genomic region of Chryseobacterium sp. KACC 21268 contains the following coding sequences:
- a CDS encoding acyl-CoA thioesterase encodes MQSKNLTCTEEVRVRFNETDPLGIVWHGHYIVYFEDGREAFGRQHGLTYLDIQNAGFVTPIVKSTCEHFLPLKYGETFNIVTTFVNSVSAKLIYKYEIFNQQNQLVCSGETIQVFLDSENNLCLYNPEFFQAWKDKMGL; translated from the coding sequence ATGCAGTCTAAAAATTTAACCTGTACCGAAGAAGTACGTGTACGTTTCAACGAGACAGACCCGCTGGGAATCGTCTGGCACGGGCATTACATCGTGTATTTTGAAGACGGAAGAGAGGCTTTCGGAAGACAGCACGGTTTGACCTATCTCGATATTCAGAACGCCGGATTTGTAACGCCGATTGTGAAAAGTACGTGCGAACATTTTCTTCCTTTGAAATATGGCGAAACATTTAATATCGTTACGACTTTCGTGAATTCTGTTTCGGCAAAACTAATTTATAAATACGAGATTTTTAATCAGCAGAATCAATTGGTTTGCAGTGGAGAGACCATTCAGGTTTTTCTGGATTCTGAAAATAATTTATGTCTCTACAATCCCGAGTTTTTTCAGGCCTGGAAAGATAAAATGGGATTATAA
- a CDS encoding beta-ketoacyl synthase N-terminal-like domain-containing protein, producing MNREIYITDYNCVTPLGFDVESNWEALLEGKSGVALHKIIDNHEAFFVSKIDSEKLEEEFNKHFDNQNFTRLEKMFLLSLKPLVERHQISDDTAFILSTTKGNISLLKNETTLPEGVYLSKLAQKLADFFGFKTKPIVVSNACVSGVMAISVAKNMIQAEKYKDAFVVAGDEISEFVISGFNSFQAIGSKPCKPYDKNRNGINLGEATAGIYITSELNQKEKFKFKILGDSAINDANHISGPSRTGDGLFASIQNAMKEAKVSSDQIDFISAHGTATLYNDEMEAIAFNRMDLQNVPLNSMKGYYGHCLGASGLLESIISMESAFKNNLIPSKNFEEMGISQDLNIIKENQSAEIKYILKTASGFGGCNAAIVLEKC from the coding sequence ATGAACAGAGAAATTTACATTACAGATTATAACTGCGTCACGCCTTTGGGTTTTGATGTAGAATCAAACTGGGAAGCACTTTTGGAAGGAAAATCTGGAGTGGCTTTGCATAAAATTATCGATAATCACGAAGCTTTCTTTGTTTCTAAAATTGATTCTGAGAAATTGGAAGAGGAATTTAATAAACATTTCGACAATCAGAATTTCACCAGACTTGAAAAAATGTTTTTGCTAAGTCTGAAACCTTTGGTAGAAAGACATCAGATTTCAGATGACACTGCTTTTATTCTTTCAACGACTAAAGGGAATATCAGTTTATTAAAAAATGAAACCACTTTACCGGAAGGCGTTTATCTTTCAAAATTAGCTCAAAAACTGGCAGATTTTTTTGGATTTAAAACCAAACCGATTGTCGTTTCCAATGCCTGTGTTTCAGGAGTGATGGCGATTTCTGTGGCGAAAAATATGATTCAGGCAGAAAAATACAAAGACGCTTTCGTCGTTGCTGGAGATGAGATTTCTGAATTTGTAATTTCAGGCTTCAATTCTTTTCAGGCGATTGGAAGCAAACCTTGTAAACCTTACGATAAGAACCGAAACGGAATTAATTTGGGCGAAGCAACTGCAGGTATTTACATCACTTCAGAATTAAATCAGAAAGAAAAATTTAAGTTTAAAATTTTAGGTGACTCGGCGATTAACGATGCCAATCACATTTCCGGACCATCGAGAACCGGCGACGGATTGTTTGCCAGCATTCAAAATGCAATGAAAGAAGCGAAAGTTTCTTCAGACCAAATCGATTTTATTTCCGCCCACGGAACGGCAACACTTTACAACGACGAAATGGAAGCCATCGCTTTCAACCGTATGGATTTGCAAAATGTTCCTCTGAACAGTATGAAAGGCTATTACGGACATTGTCTAGGCGCATCAGGTTTATTGGAAAGTATTATTTCTATGGAATCTGCTTTTAAAAACAATTTAATTCCATCCAAAAATTTTGAAGAAATGGGTATCTCTCAGGATTTGAATATTATTAAAGAAAATCAATCTGCAGAAATTAAATATATTTTGAAAACGGCTTCAGGTTTTGGTGGGTGTAATGCGGCCATTGTTTTGGAGAAATGTTAA
- a CDS encoding 3-oxoacyl-ACP synthase, whose amino-acid sequence MMKKTHICTIESSKIILNEQIIFETKAQNFSDFAKEAYKTLELNYPKFHKMDNLSKLAFLASEMILKNDDHSNTALVFANKSSSLDTDFKYQESINSEENYFPSPAVFVYTLPNICVGEISIKHKMQTENAFFVLDEFDEEFLNSYAAQILQSGKAEKVLCGWVELYQESYKAFVYLLTT is encoded by the coding sequence ATGATGAAAAAAACACATATCTGCACCATAGAAAGCTCAAAAATAATCCTCAACGAACAAATTATTTTTGAAACCAAAGCCCAAAATTTCTCAGACTTTGCAAAAGAAGCTTACAAAACTTTAGAACTGAATTATCCTAAATTTCATAAAATGGATAATCTCAGCAAACTCGCTTTTCTTGCATCCGAAATGATTCTGAAAAACGACGACCACAGCAATACCGCATTGGTTTTTGCCAACAAATCCTCAAGCCTCGACACCGATTTTAAATATCAGGAAAGCATCAATTCTGAGGAAAATTATTTTCCGAGCCCTGCTGTTTTTGTGTACACTTTACCGAATATTTGCGTCGGTGAAATCAGCATTAAACATAAAATGCAGACCGAAAATGCTTTTTTTGTTTTAGATGAATTCGATGAAGAATTTTTAAATTCATACGCGGCACAGATTCTGCAATCAGGGAAAGCCGAAAAAGTCTTGTGTGGCTGGG